From the Octadecabacter antarcticus 307 genome, one window contains:
- a CDS encoding transposase has translation MDTRMTKRRNFSDSFKATVAIEALRGDKTVQEIAAKRQLHPTQVSTWKRQAIEGMAGFFTDKVKKAENKAGEIKELHAKIGQLAVENVFLSQGLKTAYFAKANSPG, from the coding sequence ATGGATACGAGGATGACAAAGCGACGGAACTTTTCAGACAGCTTTAAAGCTACTGTGGCGATTGAGGCGCTGCGCGGTGACAAGACGGTTCAGGAGATTGCGGCCAAGCGGCAGCTCCACCCAACGCAGGTGAGCACATGGAAACGACAGGCGATCGAAGGCATGGCTGGTTTTTTTACCGACAAGGTCAAAAAGGCTGAGAACAAGGCCGGTGAGATTAAAGAGCTGCACGCCAAGATTGGTCAGTTAGCGGTGGAGAACGTTTTTTTGTCACAAGGGCTGAAGACAGCTTATTTCGCTAAAGCGAATTCACCAGGGTGA
- a CDS encoding tetratricopeptide repeat protein, which translates to MLDNNYDAVVGPSNSAMQLAEEFERPDILSHSLNNLGMSFVCTDPDYGRSLLQRSLDTATEIRSFDNAGRAYTNLAFFELARLNYRQAIDFARQRVQFCRDTDQEGMATYLSGAVAWAQIQLGQYDDAFDQARQTYSLEADMAISNPQAFSSAISILWISMRRGDGPGVEAFEVLQSFIVGMDEMQRLCVYAKVMAERAWLGLEPRERAIEILSDVVAKVNDICHVPFVVLWLHKLDPGCSLPSSNYLLEPVRLQISGRWRETANAWAAKGGSARYARSRVLGSRRLGHDSQRLRTQPA; encoded by the coding sequence ATGCTGGACAACAATTACGATGCGGTCGTTGGCCCGTCGAATTCTGCTATGCAACTGGCAGAAGAATTTGAACGGCCTGATATTCTCTCTCATAGTCTGAATAATCTTGGGATGTCCTTTGTCTGTACCGATCCAGACTATGGGCGCAGTCTGCTTCAACGCAGCTTGGACACAGCCACCGAGATCAGGAGTTTCGACAACGCTGGCAGAGCGTACACCAACTTGGCATTCTTTGAATTAGCCCGCTTGAACTATCGACAAGCGATCGACTTTGCTCGGCAGCGGGTACAGTTTTGTCGTGATACAGATCAGGAGGGTATGGCGACTTATCTGAGTGGCGCTGTCGCATGGGCGCAGATTCAACTTGGCCAGTACGATGACGCTTTTGATCAAGCGCGCCAGACTTACAGTCTCGAGGCAGATATGGCCATCTCCAACCCCCAAGCCTTCAGCTCTGCGATTTCAATTCTGTGGATCTCCATGCGCCGGGGCGACGGTCCCGGAGTAGAGGCTTTCGAGGTCTTGCAATCGTTCATCGTGGGTATGGATGAGATGCAGCGGCTCTGCGTCTATGCAAAGGTTATGGCGGAAAGGGCATGGCTCGGCCTTGAGCCGCGAGAGCGGGCGATCGAAATTCTGTCCGACGTCGTCGCAAAGGTTAACGACATCTGCCATGTGCCCTTTGTGGTTTTGTGGCTTCACAAATTAGACCCTGGGTGCTCGCTGCCCTCTTCAAATTACTTGTTAGAACCTGTTCGTCTACAGATTTCCGGCCGGTGGCGGGAAACCGCGAATGCCTGGGCTGCCAAAGGCGGTTCAGCGCGATATGCGCGAAGTCGGGTATTGGGTTCACGTCGACTGGGCCACGACAGTCAACGCTTAAGAACCCAGCCGGCCTGA
- a CDS encoding LuxR C-terminal-related transcriptional regulator, giving the protein MDVLKTLNEGMSNAEIAARLFVAPKPVDHHVSAILSKLDVWSRGEAAALAREAGWF; this is encoded by the coding sequence ATGGACGTGCTGAAAACCCTGAACGAGGGCATGTCCAACGCCGAGATTGCAGCGCGCCTTTTCGTCGCGCCAAAACCGGTTGACCACCATGTTTCGGCCATTCTGTCGAAGCTTGATGTCTGGTCACGAGGCGAGGCAGCAGCGCTGGCTCGGGAAGCTGGCTGGTTCTAG
- a CDS encoding AAA family ATPase produces the protein MLHLSARVLRGACEDLSIAEPLAPLRDLAREADWELPRDISSQGDRLSVFSEALEILTDTEQPTVVVIEDLHWADDATLDFLRFLARRIKDRPVLLLLTVWDDSLESRQHVRRVVGALSPDTITRMVLAPLSKVAVTILSDGAERDGEAVYKVAGGNAFYVTELLRSSNRSLPLTVQDSVLARAEALSPKARQILDAVSIFARQTETRMIEVLCPSATFLVDICVKLGLLEEHGEVLSFRHELARQAIEGELSGATRRELNASILAVLLDQGNVQNAYLLHHAVAAGDKTAIRSLVPQAANDALRLGALR, from the coding sequence ATGCTGCACCTCTCAGCACGCGTGCTGAGAGGTGCGTGCGAAGACCTCTCAATCGCCGAACCGCTCGCCCCGCTAAGGGATCTTGCCCGTGAAGCGGATTGGGAACTGCCGCGCGATATCTCGTCTCAGGGTGATCGGCTGTCAGTCTTTTCTGAAGCGCTGGAGATTCTGACTGACACGGAACAACCGACCGTCGTGGTGATCGAAGATCTGCATTGGGCTGATGACGCGACCTTGGATTTTCTGCGGTTTCTGGCCCGACGGATCAAAGATCGACCCGTTTTGTTACTGCTGACCGTCTGGGACGACAGTCTGGAAAGCCGCCAGCATGTTCGACGGGTAGTTGGGGCGCTGTCACCGGATACTATCACAAGAATGGTTTTGGCTCCGTTGTCAAAAGTGGCAGTCACCATCCTGTCTGACGGAGCGGAGCGAGACGGTGAGGCGGTCTACAAAGTGGCGGGCGGAAATGCTTTCTATGTTACCGAGCTATTGCGCAGCAGCAATCGAAGTCTACCCCTTACGGTTCAGGATTCAGTTCTTGCGAGGGCCGAGGCATTGAGCCCGAAGGCGCGCCAGATCCTCGATGCCGTGTCAATCTTTGCGCGGCAGACCGAGACACGGATGATCGAGGTGCTTTGCCCCAGCGCAACTTTCCTCGTCGACATTTGCGTAAAGCTCGGCTTGCTCGAGGAGCATGGTGAGGTTCTGTCATTTCGTCATGAGCTTGCCCGGCAGGCGATTGAGGGCGAACTTTCCGGTGCTACGCGACGCGAGTTGAACGCAAGCATCTTGGCAGTTCTACTCGATCAGGGAAATGTGCAAAATGCCTATTTACTGCACCACGCGGTTGCGGCTGGCGATAAAACTGCGATCCGCAGCCTCGTCCCTCAGGCAGCCAATGACGCGCTGCGGCTTGGTGCTTTGAGATAG